From the Oncorhynchus keta strain PuntledgeMale-10-30-2019 chromosome 13, Oket_V2, whole genome shotgun sequence genome, the window agatgcagccaagaggcccatgatcactctggatgaactgcagagatctacagctgaggtgggagactctgtccataggacaacaatcagtcgtatattgcacaaatctggcctttatggaagagtggcaagaagaaagccatttcttaaagatatccataaaaagtgtcgtttaaagtttgccacaagccacctgggagacacaccaaacatgtggaagaaggtgctctggtcagatgaaaccaaattttaactttttggcaacaatgcaaaacgttatgtttggcgtaaaagcaacacagctcatcaccctgaacacaacatccccactgtcaaacatggtggtggcagcatcatggtttgggcctgcttttcttcagcagggacagggaagatggttaaaattaatgggaagatggatggagccaaatacaggaccattctggaagaaaacctgatggagtctgcaaaggacctgagactgggacggagatttgtcttccaacaagacaatgatccaaaacataaagcaaaatctacaatggaatggttcaaaaataaacatatccaggtgttagaatgaccaagtcaaagtccagacctgaatccaatcgagaatctgtggaaagaactgaaaactgctgttcacaaatgttctccatccaacctcactgagcttgagctgttttgcaaggaggaatgggaaaaaatttgtgcaaaactgatagagacttACCCCAAAGCGACTtaaagctgtaatcgcagcaaaaatGGTGGcgcttcacaaaaaatacagttttatatctttatgtttgaagcctgaaatgtggcaaaaggggTTCAAGGGGCGAATGAAAATATTTGTTTTtcattaacttaagggggctgaataattttgcacacccaatttttcagtttatgattgtcctgttgaaaggtgatttgttaaagtttgaaatatccaataaatgtcgttccacttcatgattgtgtcccacttgttgttgattcttcacaaaaaaatacagttttatatctttatgtttgaagcctgaaatgtggcaaaaggtcgcaaagttcaagggggccgaatactttcgcaaggcactgtaagtattcacacccctggctcaatactttgtagaatcacctcagtgtagatttggccttgtgttttaggctattgtcctgttgaaaggtgaattaatttcCCAgtgtggtggaaagcagactgaaacaggctTCCCCCTAGGATTTTGAAACAGgcttccccagcacaaggtgcacctgtataatgatcacactgtttaatcagctttttgatatgtcACATCTATCACTTGATTTagtgtatcatgcagccctcaGGTTCATTATAAATCAAAAACATCTAacacatcattgtgatctctacagcgCTGTTGGCTGGTCATCATTGACCCTGCGTAGGCTTAAACATTGGTATACACTGACTTATAAGGCCATATTGGGTAAAATGCCATTTAATCTTATTTTTTAGTCAGGTcggtaaataaatataaattacaGTCCCATTCTCATTTGCTTCTAACAGTACCAAAAACTAGAACAGGTCATGGGCCTGAaattctctcctgaacattttAAAATTTGATGATCTAGTTTCattggtggagtttaaacacttgatcgatgattatatcatagaagagtgccattgtttttaggccagctgtttttagtcaagaATAGTTTTTAAtgtaaaatgtttttgttgtattgtatgtgtgtttatagttgTGTTTAATGTTGTTAGTGTAcgtaagttgttttgtctgaaacgttgttccccctgctgctattggaccaggtctctcttgttgttgtattgtatgtgtgtttatagttgTTTAATGATGTGTTAGTTtatgtaagttgttttgtctgaaacgttgttccccctgctgctattggaccaggtctctcttagaaaagagatgttatctcactgagaaaaacctgtataaataaatgGGAAAGAATTAATTAaatgtggatggattatctttttaaggagaaggagaaatgctcactaacagagatgtaacCACATTTGTGAGAAAtttcagagaaataagcttttgtggATATGGaagatttctgggatcttttatttcagctcatgaaaccaacttgttgcatttatatttttgttcattgcaCATTACCTATAATACAATGAGCTCAAGGGGAAATACAAACACCTAACACGAGTGTAAAAGAAAATCGCTTCAGTCTGACAAATGAGTTTGTCTTACGAGTTTTCAAACATATTCTCATGTTGCTAATCCGAGTAAATCCTTTCCCACACTTACAAGTTTTTATTAAGTGTATGACAGATAATAAATGTAGCATCATGTACATAATATACATACACATGCTGTAGTATTAGTTCATTTACTAATTAGAGTCACCACAGACAATTAATGAGTGATTTATATTacaatcagacctgggttcaaatatgcATTTCAATATCTGGTATTTCAATGACATTTTTCAGTGTATTTGAGCATTTTCAAAAACAAAACTTCTATTTGAATGGCTatttgtaaaaaaacaaacagtaAGAGTATTTTTAAACACTTATTTTAAATACCTGGGTAAAATGCATGGGAGTGTATTTGAGTCAGTGTATtttagtattttcaaatacattaaAATATTCAACTACTTGTCTTCTGAAATAAAATATATCTGAATACTTACTTGGACAATGTAGGGGAAAGTTGAGGtatttgaaatagtatttgaacccaggtctgactaCAATGGAAAACAAAGTGTACCCAATTGCACTTCAAGCCCAGCAAGAACCAGAAGGGAATCAGGTGCCTGACTGAGGGACTGAAAATGAAAATAAACATTCCTCAGACAAGGACACTTGAACAGGTGACTATGCAGGAGAAAATGGAGGACTCTGTTCCAACATACATCAGGAGCTTGCCCCAAAACACATGAACGATTATTAAATGGACAACTTGATAGTTGCAGTCAAAACATTGTTTTTCTTCTTCATTTACAGAACAGCCTACACAACATGCTTACATCATGTTAACCCTACTGTGCtcacagagtacagtacagttggtAGTGCACTAAGTAAAACCTCAGTGTCATTGTGAAGTCTTGTGCCCAAAGTTCCTTAACAACCGATCACCTTTCCAAGGGGAAAATAACAGAATGGCTACTTAGTCAATGTGAAAACCTTCTCAGGGCGATGTACACTACCTATAATGCAATCTCATATTTTTCTTACTTTGGCTTTGAGCTCAAGGAGAAACACTACAATAGCATACGAATTCCATTACTCTTACAAAGATCCAACTACATTTTTTTATGAGTTTTCAAATGTATTCTCATGTTGCTCAACTGACTAAATCCTTTCCCACACGTGGCAGCAATGGTGCTTCTCCTCGGGTATGAATAAACATGTGTCTTTTAAGGCCACCAGTTTCTGCAACGCCCTTTGAACACAGGGAGCAGGTGAACGGGCGCTCGTTTGAGTGCCATCGCTTATGCGACGTGAGAGCGCATGACGTGCTGAAAGCCTTTCCACGCGGTTTACAGCGGTAAGGTCGTTCCACTGTGTGAAAACGCATGTGCACTAAGAGTTCCCCGGAAACAAAGAAAGCCTTCCCGCATACGCTACACAGGTATGGTCTCTCTCCTTTGTGCATCCGGAGGTGTCTAACTAATGTGTGCTTTTGATTGAACTTCTTCCCACAGACTGAGCAGGAGTAAGGCCGCTCACCGGTGTGGGTGCGTATGTGTATTTTGAGGACAGCTGCACTAGTGTAACTCTTGCCACAGTGCTGGCAAATAGGCCTGTGCATCGGTTCTACGTCGTGACTTTTCTTGTGCAGTTGTAGATATCTCTCCGATTTGAATCTCTTCTCACACTGGTTGCAACAGAACGGGTGCACACTGGTGTGAACACATTGGTGTTGTTTCAGGTCAGATGTGCATCTGAAACCCTTCCCACACTGTTTGCAGGTGTTCTTATTAATTATCTTGGCTGAGGAGCTCTTGGCAGAGGAGCTCTTTGCAGAGGAGCTCTTGGCAGAGGAGCTCTTGGCAGAGGAGCTCTTGGCTGTTTGACTGGATGGCAGTGAGTTCTCAGCTCCTCCAGAGTCCAggctcctgctgtcctcctctgtTAGATGTTCCTTCCTGATGTGCTGCTGAAGGTTCACCATTTCCCTGTGGGGGAATGGGCACTGGGGGCAGGAGAAGACCTCGGAGGGCATGCCACTAGCCAGTTCTGTAGGAAGAAAGTAGACATACAATAATTCAGACGCTTATACATATCCTTCTATGACCCAGTTCCTGGAGTTCTTGGTACCATGATCCGCATTACAAAACATATGCGAAGGGCAAACAAAGCCTGACCCAAATGAATCTTGGACCTGCCCGAGTGGCGGGTCCAAGATCTTGGACCAGAACAGCATGTATTGTGATGCAGCAAATGCGAATCACTTGGACATTTCTGCCAGTTGTAAATGAGCTAGCACGCTGCCGCCATGCTGAATGTGCCCGATTTAGGGAGAGCTATATTGTTCATTCAGccagacatttaaaaaaaaatacattagcTTATTATTTAGCAAGTTTCAGCATCTTACAGTTAATGTCGCTCGCCAACCAACATCCCATTGAAATGAATGGTATCCGCTATCGGTGGCAGCCATTGTTGGACACAGCCTTCAGTGTGGTGCTCTTAAAAGCACAAAAATGTCCTTCTCCAAAACAATAGACACAGCCACTCTATATTTGATGGTTTTATAAGTAGGAACTGATACTCTAATTCATTATCATAAGTGTAAAATCGGACAGTGGTGTGAAGCAATTCCTGATTTTTCACCTGAATGTCAAGGAGCGTTAAAAACGCAAATATCTTTAGGTAATGTAACAAGTCAGGCTTTCATAAAACCACTTAAAAATACATGGTGGAAATGGACTATCATTCTGAATCTCTGAATTTCCTTACCATCCGAGACCTCTGGTTCACTCAGATGGGAAGTCCAGTTTGCATCATCCTCATCCTTCAATCCTCTCTCAGGGTCTTCATTTATTTTACTTCCATCATCCTACAAGTTCTTTTCAAAATGCAACTCTCCTCCTTCCTCACTGTTGATCTTCCACCCCTCTGTGCTCCCTTTCATGCCTTCATGTCCATTGAGACTTGACTTTAGGCCATGAATTTGAGGAATTGACAATGTGGACAAGATGTTGTCTGCGACCTGGTTGGAGAATTCAtcgggaggaagggagagagaatatTCATCTCAGGAAAGGAAATGGAAAAATGCAACTCCACTTATTTACAGAAGAGCACACGGTTGATATCCTGTTATTAAGACTCACTTTTGCTCAAGTGACCCAGATGTCTATGATGCTGCAGCAGTATCTTCGGGTGCTCGGGGTCAGAGACAGAATGCCAGAACTCCTCCAGGTCAGAGGGAGCAAGGCTGAGACGAGATGCTGTCTGACAGGATAAAAGGAACATTAAAAAGGTTTCTGCAGCACTCTCTCACAGAACATTCATCATATTAGGTGGGTGTTTTTTTAATTCTTGCCATGCGTAAAGCTGTAAAACAAAGGCTTTTACATGTTTCCACTACATGTGTGCCTTGCTTACTTCTGGAAGTTTGTTTTCACAAAGGCTTTTACAGCATTACTTACTATCCAGCATCAACTTCATTTTGTTCTATAATATTTCATCCCATAATCATAGAGCACCTCATGGATTGtatatttgagtcatttagcagacgctcttatccagagtaacATACAGTTAGTGGAGGGGGTGTAGTTGGGATGCCAGGACAGggaagagctttgactgggctgagcgggagctgcccaCCCGTAGGGGTgcgagggccaagagaccagaggtggcagaacagagtgcttgggttagggtgtagggtttcagcatagcctgaaggtaaggAGGTGCAGCTCCCTTTGCCGCttcgtaggcaagcaccatggtcttcaATCAAAGAAGCACTCCTCTCCTGTGTCTTTACATTAATCACAAAGGATTCAACTTTACTTGACAAAAAGGACAGTCATGAACAAGAAACTCTGTTCCCAAAGACTGGATCTTATACAGTGCCATTACTAAAACAATGACACCCCTAAGCGTATGATACTGAAGAAATAACATGACAAGCCTGACCATCTCTACAGATTTAATGCTATTAAGATATTGAGCCTGTACCTCTGTGAggtctggtacaggcagcagctCCTCCAGTCAGGAGAGAAACTCCCAACACCAGTATCTGCAGTGCTGTGTCATACCGAGGGCCATAACGTATTGGGAACCCCACCTGAGACTGAAAAATAAAAACATGCGTAGTTGAAACCAACACCTTGCTGGATTATTCATTTTGTATGGCCTTTCATCAGTTACAGTAAAACAAGCAACATTTCACCACTGAGTTTTACATTGCTGGAACATGCTGTCCTATTGACTCTGAAAGGGACAACTATGATTCATGAGGGTATTTCCAACCTGGATGAAGTGCTTCTTCTCAGAGGGGTCTTCGAGCAGGGTTTTGACCAGCTCCACGAAGTTAGACTCTGAAGACTCCAACTCATTTCTACTCTGTGACTGGGCATGTAAAATGAACAATACAGCATCCAGACTACTTTAGACACTGAAAGTTACATACATCCTCATGCACAGCATGTACTGAAGACATTTTGATTCTGTCCAAATGAAGTTGGATGGTCTGGGGGTCCGGTGGGTTTTCATTACGAAACAACTCTAAAACCATCTGAAAGTAGATTTTATGAGAATAATAGTCATTGGACTAAGATAATTTCTGAAcacccatccctccactccttcTCCACCTTCCCACTTCTCACCCTTGCTCTCAGTCCCAGGATGAGTTGGGTCCTCTGCCTGGAGCGCAGCAGCTCTGGAATCATCTCTGTCACCAAAGTCACAAACTCCTCCAGC encodes:
- the LOC118392533 gene encoding zinc finger protein 239-like isoform X1 gives rise to the protein MPSEVFSCPQCPFPHREMVNLQQHIRKEHLTEEDSRSLDSGGAENSLPSSQTAKSSSAKSSSAKSSSAKSSSAKSSSAKIINKNTCKQCGKGFRCTSDLKQHQCVHTSVHPFCCNQCEKRFKSERYLQLHKKSHDVEPMHRPICQHCGKSYTSAAVLKIHIRTHTGERPYSCSVCGKKFNQKHTLVRHLRMHKGERPYLCSVCGKAFFVSGELLVHMRFHTVERPYRCKPRGKAFSTSCALTSHKRWHSNERPFTCSLCSKGVAETGGLKRHMFIHTRGEAPLLPRVGKDLVS
- the LOC118392533 gene encoding uncharacterized protein LOC118392533 isoform X2, whose amino-acid sequence is MSRLCTFVRNGISADRVESPDDNLDQTPLFSDQTGPLFPLSSFRLLVPPLCLMSAFMWQVAQERNVMQYGKLEEFVTLVTEMIPELLRSRQRTQLILGLRARSQSRNELESSESNFVELVKTLLEDPSEKKHFIQSQVGFPIRYGPRYDTALQILVLGVSLLTGGAAACTRPHRDTGEECFFD
- the LOC118392533 gene encoding uncharacterized protein LOC118392533 isoform X3 produces the protein MSRLCTFVRNGISADRVESPDDNLDQTPLFSDQTGPLFPLSSFRLLVPPLCLMSAFMWQVAQERNVMQYGKLEEFVTLVTEMIPELLRSRQRTQLILGLRARSRNELESSESNFVELVKTLLEDPSEKKHFIQSQVGFPIRYGPRYDTALQILVLGVSLLTGGAAACTRPHRDTGEECFFD